In Streptomyces pluripotens, the genomic window ACCGACTACCCCCACGTCGACTCGACATTCCCGCACACCAGGGAGGTCGCCCTGGACCACGTGAAGGGTCTGGATGACGAGACGATCCACAAGCTGATGCGGGGCAACGCCATCCGCATGCTCGACCTCGACCTCGACCCCGGCCTGGGCGACTGATGGACCTGAGCTGCACGCCCGAGGAGGAGGAGTTCCGGGCCCGGCTGCGCGAGTGGCTGACCAAGGTCCTGCCCACTCTCCCGGCGGCGCCCCCACCTGACGATTGGCCCGGCCGCCGCGCCTACGACCTCGGCTGGCAACGGATGCTGTACGACGCCGGCTACGCCGACGTCCACTGGGGCGCCTCCCCGACCACCCGACTGATCTTCCTGGAGGAGACCGAGAGGGCCGGTGCGCCCTACGTCGGGGCCAACTTCGTCGGGTTGCTGCACGCGGGGCCGACCATCGCCGCCGAGGGGACGGTCGGGCAGCAGGCCCGCTGGCTGCCGCCCATCCTGCGCGGGGAGGAGGTGTGGTGCCAGGGTTTCAGTGAACCGGGCGCGGGCTCCGACCTCGCCGCGCTGCGCACCCGCGCGCACCGTGACGGCGACGACTACGTGGTCAGCGGGTCCAAGCTCTGGACCTCGCACGCGGAAGTCGCCGACTGGTGCGAGCTGCTCGTCCGCACCGACCCGGACGCACCCAGGCACCAGGGCATCACCTGGCTCGCCATGCCGATGGATGCCGACGGCATCACGGTACGGCCGCTGCGCACGCTCGCCGGGTCGGCGGAGTTCGCCGAGGTGTTCCTCGACGAGGTGCGGGTGCCGGCCGTGAACCGGGTGGGGGAGGAGAACGACGGCTGGCGGGTGACCATGGTGACCCTCTCCTTCGAACGGGGTACGGCCTTCGTCGGGGAGGTCGTCGCCTGCCGCCGTACCCTCACGGAACTGACCCGCACGGCAAGAGAAAACGGCCGCTGGGACGACCCGGTGCTGCGCCGGCGGGTCGGGCGGCTGGACGCGGAGTTCAGAGCGCTGTGGCGGCTGATCCAGTGGAACGTGAGCGAGGCGGAGACGACCGGCGGGGTGCCGGGCGCCCGCGGGTCCGTTTTCAAGCTCCGCTATGCGCACGCCCGGCAGGAGCTGTACGACACCGCCGCCGAGGTGCTCGGCCCCGACTGCCTCGATCTGGACCGTCCTTGGGTCCTGGACCGGCTGTCCGCCCTGTCCTACACCATCGCTGCCGGGACCTCGCAGATCCAGCGGAACATCGTGGCCGAGCGCATCCTCGGCCTGCCCAAAGGGAGGTGAGCGTGCGCTTCCAACTCACCGACGACCAAGAGGCGTTGCGCACCGGTGTGCGGGAACTGCTGGACCGGTGCTTCGGGCCGGAGGTGCTGCGCACGGCCGTCGGCGCGCCGGGCCGGCTCGACCGGACGCTGTGGCGGACGCTCGGGGACGCGGGATTCTTCGCGTTGCGGCTGCCCGAGGCGGACGGCGGGGTCGGACGGGGCCTGGCCGAGGCGGTACTGGCCTTCGAGGAGGCCGGCCGTGCGCTGCTGCCGGGACCGCTCGTGGCCACACACCTGGCGGCCGGAGACGTGCCTGGCGCCGCCACCGGGGAGGCGGTCGTGACGGCCGTGGACGGGGGGGTGGTGGAATGGCTGGGCGCGGCGGATGTCGTGCGTGGGGACGCCTCCGGTGCCGTGCCCCTGCATTCGGTGGACCCGCTCACCCCGCTTCACCGTGTCCCCGGCCCCGTGGCTTTCGGTCCGGCGGGGGGCGTGGCCGTCCTGCTCACCGCCGCCGAGCAGCTCGGTACGGCTGCTCGGGTGTGCGAGCTGGCCGTGCAACACGCCCGGACCCGCGAGCAGTTCGGGCGGCCGATCGGCGCCTTCCAAGCGGTCAAGCACCTGTGTGCGGATCTGCTGGTGCGGGTCGAGGTCGCGCGGGTCGCCGTCTACGCCGCCGCCGTGACCGCTGACCCCGCAGACATCGCCACCGCACGGCTGCTCGCCGATGAGGCCGCCGTGCGCGGGGCCCGCGACTGCCTTCAGGTGCACGGCGGCATGGGCTTCACCTGGGAGGCGGATGTGCATCTGCACCTGAAACGGGCCTGGGTCCGGGCCCATCGCGGCGGTGGGGGCACGCAGAGTGAGGAATTCCTCGCCGAGCGACTGGTGGCGTGACCGGCCGGCCGCAGCGTGGGCTGCTTCGTCGGGCAAGCCGTGGCCCACGATGTCGCGGATCGTGGCGTTCGGTGATCACGGAGCGTCGATACCGGGTTGTGTCCTGCGCGGGGCCCGTCACGGCCTGGAGTCGGGCATCCGCTCCGGTACCTTGTGTGGGATGCGAAGGGCTGCGAGCGGGAGCCGTGCCGGTGGTGCCCCTGGGGTGGCGCCGGGCAATGCGGTGCGCGCCGCTGTTCGCAGGGCGGTTCGGGCCTCTTCCCCCGCCTGTTCGACTCCCCGGCACGAGCGTCGCACAGTATGCCGCACGCGTACTCCTTCGCGCTGGAATATGCCCGAAGCGCTTGTTGGGGTGACTGTACGTCAACCATGCTGTCTCGTAAGGGAATCACGTTCCGTGACCCTTGCTCTGGCCGTTGTTCTGGCCATGCAGAAAATGGCTACGATCGTGGCCTTCGTCGTGATGACCGTCGCGGCTTTCGCCGTGGTGTTCGGGTGGCGTCGGGTCATGTGTCCGCCGGTTCGGATGGTGTGAGCGGTGCAGGTGCTTCAAGTGCAGCTGGAGATCAGACCCGACCCCGCAGAGGTGGGGCGGGCCAGAAGGTGGGCCCGGTCGAGGCTCGCCGGGTCGGGTATAGGGGTCGACGAGCCGTTGGCCGAAACCCTGATCTTGCTCGTCTCCGAGCTGGTGACCAATGCGGTGGTGCACACCGGCCGCCCCGCCGTGCTACGGCTCTGTCTGCCGGGTTCGGCAGCCGTGTCGGCGGTGCGGGTGGAGGTGGCCGACACCAGCTCGCGTGCGCCCGTGCCGCGGTGCGCCGGCGGTGACGCCACCGGCGGTCGGGGCCTGGCCCTCGTGGACTGCCTGGCTGATCGCTGGGGCTGGAGCCCCGAGGGTGCCGGGAAGAGCATCTGGTGCGAACTGGACCGCTGTTCGCAGTCCCGTGAGGGCGCAGCAATGGCGTACGGGGGCGGGCTGTCCGCGTACGAGGGCCTCACCTTCGAAGTGGTGTAAGGGGCGACGCCGGGGTGCGCCGGGGATGCTTCCGTGCGCGGGATCTGGAAAAGGGATGTAAGTCGCAAATCGCCGTTCCGGCATTGACGGCCCCGGTGCGTCTGATCACGCTGGTGGGCGTCGATTCGCCGTGAGGGGACGGCGAGGGCTTGGGTGACGGCGGTCCTCGTCGGGTGTGGGTCGCACCGGTGGGCGGCGCGTGCGCGCGACGGTGGGGGGATGCGCGCCGCCGGCCGGTTTGGGGGGGCTGCATCGCGGTGGTGCCGCGGGCCCCTCGCCGCGGTCCGTGGCGACGGTCCCGCCCCGGCCTTCCGCGGTCCTCCTGGGCCCCTGTGGCCTTTCCGTGGTCTCCTCCGCATCCTCCTGGCCGCTTCGCGGGGGCAGCCTGAGGCAGGCCCTTCCTCCGGGGGCGTCACAGTATGGCGACCGGTGCCACCGGAGTGCCTGTGGCGCCGGCGAACGGTTCCGGCATCGCCGAGAGGAGGAACGTGTACCTCCGCATTTCTCCACAGGCTGTGGACAACTCTTCGAGATTCCAGTTCTGGCCCTGCAGCATCCCCATCTCCACCAGATCGAGGGCGTGCACGGGCAGCCACAGATCATCCCTCTCGGGGGGAAATATCTCAAAAGTGAGCGTGTCGTTCGCGACTGCCGCCACATCACGCGTGTGGAACCACTCCGGACAGCGCACCGAGAGACCCGGCGACGGATAGCCGTACCCGTGCGTGTCCCCGGTCAGGTACCGCTGCACCTGGCCGGTGCGTACCAGTACGACGTCCCCGGACCGGACCCGGGTCCTGCCGAACTCCTCCGCCGCCTCCAGGTCGTCCGGTGTGACCGCATGACCGCCCGCCAGTCGGTCCACCCCGCGTGTGCGTGCCACGTCCAGCAGGACCCCGCGCGAGACGATGTGCCGCACCTTGTCGATGCCGCCGAACCCGGCCCCTCCGTGCGCGGTGATCAGGTGTGCCGGACGGCCGTTGTAGAGCCTTCCGGAGTGCGAGACGTGGGCGAGCGCGTCCCAGTGGGTGCCGGCCTGTAGCCCCATGGTCACGACGTCGTCGCTGCACGCCACCGTGCCCGGACCGAACAGCTCCTGGTTGACCTGCACCATGGCGTGCAGCGGATTGATCCGCCCCGGGATCACTCCGGTCTGCACCCCGTCCTGTCTGAGCGGGAGCGCGAGCGGGATGCGGTGGCCGGCGCGGATCTCGCCAGCCGCCCCCCGCACCACCTCGTCGGTGATCAGGTTCAAGGTGCCGATCTCGTCGTCGGCACCCCAGCGGCCCCAGTTGTTCACGCGCTCGGCGATCTCGTGGAACTCCTCCGGCAGTGCCATCCGGTGCCTCCCCGGGGCTTGTGTCCGCGCGTCCGGCGCGCCATAAAATCTAACGGTCCGTCAGAAACTGTGGGAAGGGGCCGGGCATGGGGAACTTCTTGGCAGGCAAGGTGGTCGCCGTGACCGGCGCTGGACGCGGCATCGGACGCGCGGTGGCGCTGGCCGCGGCGGCCGAGGGCGCGCAGGTCGTCGTCAACGACTACGGGGTCGCCACCGACGGCACCTCACCCACCAGCGAGGTCGCCGAGGCGGTCGTCAAGGAGATCGCGGCGGCCGGCGGTGAGGCCGTCGCCGTCGCCGATGACATCGCCACGATGGCGGGCGGTCGACGGGTCGTCGACACGGCCCTGTCGTCGTACGGTCGCCTCGACGGAGTCGTGTGCGTCGCCGGGATCCTCCGTGAACGCATGCTGTTCAACATGACCGAGGAGGAGTGGGACCCCGTCGTCGCCACCCACCTCAAGGGCACCTTCACCGTCTTCCGGGCGGCGTCCGCGGTGATGCGCGAGCAGCGGTCGGGGACGTTGATCGGCTTCACCAGCGGCAACCACCAGGGCTCGGTGTCCCAGGCCAACTACAGTGCGGCGAAGGGCGGCGTCATCTCGCTCGTGCGCAGTGCGGCCCTGGGCCTGCACAAGTACGGGGTCACCGCCAACGCCGTGGCCCCGGTGGCGCGTACGCGGATGTCGGCGAACGTGCCGATGGAACTGGCCGAGATCGGGGAACCGGAGGACGTCGCCGCACTCGTGGCGTACCTGCTCTCCGACCACGCCCGTCAGCAGGAGATCACCGGGCAGGTGTACACGATCGCCGGCCCCAAGATCGCGGTATGGGCCCAACCGAGGGAACTGCGGGCGGCGTACGCCGAGGGACCGGGCTGGACCCCGGAGCGGATCGCACGGTTCCTGCCGGGGACGGTGGGGGTGGACCCGATGCCGATGCTGTCGCACCTGGTGGCGATGGAGGACGCGGCGCGGGACGGGAGCCGGCCGAACGCCCGGTAATCCCCAGGCAGCGCGGACGGTCGGTCGCGAGCACGCGGCGGCGGTTCGCGCCGCCGACCGTACCGAAACCGGGCACGTATCCGAGACAGGGAACCAACACGAGGCGGGCACCGTGGATTTCGGCTTCACGCAAGATGACGAGGCGTTCCGTACCGAGGCCCGCACCTGGCTGGCCGCACACACCGGGCACGCCCAGGACCGCCGTACCTGGGAACGCACCCTCGGCAAGGCCGGCTGGATAGGCATCGGCTGGCCGGAGCCGGGCTACGGCAACCGCACCGCCACCCTCACCCAGCAGGTCGCCTGGGCCGAGGAGTACGCCCGTTCACCCGCGCCCGCCCGTTCCGGGCACATCGGCGAGAACCTCCTCGCTCCGACCCTCCTCGCCCATGGCACCGCGGAGCAGAAGGCCCGTTTCCTGCCCCCGATCGCGGCCGGAGAGGAACTGTGGTGCCAGGGCTACAGTGAACCGGGCGCCGGCTCCGACCTGGCCGGAATCCGCACGGCGGCGGTACGGGAGGGCCCGCATTACCGGATCACCGGTCAGAAGATCTGGACCTCCCTCGCACACGAGGCCGACTGGTGTTTCGTACTCGCCCGCACCGACCCGGGGTCCCGCCGTCACCGGGGCCTGAGCTTCCTGCTCGTCCCGATGGACCAGCCGGGCCGCATCGAGGTCCGTCCCATCCGCCAGATGACCGGTACGAGTGACTTCAACGAGGTCTTCTTCGACGGGGCATGTGCTCGTGCGGAACACACCGTCGGTGCGGCAGGAGACGGCTGGCGGGTGGCGATGAGTCTGCTCGGCTTCGAACGCGGGGTGTCCACGCTCGCCCAGCAGATCGGATTCGCCGAGGAACTGGCGGACGTCGTCCGCACCGCCGTACGGACCGGTGCCGCCGATGACCCGGTCATCCGCGACCGTCTCGTCCGCCAGTGGGCCGAACTGCGCACCATGCGTTGGAACGCCCTGCGCACCCTCGGCGGCACGGGTGACCCCGGCGCGCCCAGCGTCGCCAAGCTGCTGTGGGCGAACTGGCACCAGCGGCTGGGTGAGCTGGCCGTGCGGGTCCGCGGGGCCGCCGCCTCCGCCGGTCCCGCGGACTGGTCGCCGTCGGCGCCGTACGAACTCGACGCGGCCCAGCACCTGTTCCTCTTCTCCCGGGCCGACACCATCTACGGCGGCTCGGACCAAATCCAGCGCTCGATCATCGCCGAGCGGGTGCTCGGTCTGCCCAGAGAGCCCAAGGGGGCCGTGTGATGCGTGGTGTGGTGTTCGACGGACAACAGGTCCGGGTGGTGGACGACCTGACGGTGCGGGACCCGGGGCCCGGGGAGGTACTGGTCGCGGTCTCGGCGGCCGGGCTGTGCCACAGCGACCTGTCGGTGGTCGACGGCACCATTCCGTTCCCGCTGCCGGTGGTGCTGGGCCACGAGGGCGCGGGGGTGGTGGAGGCGGTCGGCGCGGGCGTCACCCATGTGTCCCCCGGCGACCACGTGGCCCTGTCCACGCTCGCCAACTGCGGCACGTGCGCGGAATGCGACCGGGGCCGGCCCACGATGTGCCGGCAGGCGATCGGGCGCCCGGGCAAGCCGTTTCGGCGGGGCGCGGAGCCGGTGCACCAGTTCGCCGCCAACTCGGCCTTCGCCGAACGTACGGTCGTCAAGGCCGTGCAGGCGGTGCGGATCCCGCAGGACGTCCCGCTCCGGTCCGCCGCACTGATCGGTTGCGGGGTCCTCACCGGTGTGGGAGCGGTGCTGAACCGGGCCCGGGTGGACCGCGGGGACAGCGTGGTCGTCATCGGAGCGGGCGGCATCGGGCTGAACGTGCTGCAGGGCGCGCGGCTCGCCGGGGCCCTGCGGATCGTCGCCGTGGACGCCAATCCGGCGAAGGAGGTGGTGGCCCGGCAGTTCGGCGCGACGGACTTCCTGCCGTCCGTCGAAGGGGTCAGGGAACTGCTGCCCACCGGGGCCGACCACGTCTTCGAGTGCGTCGGCCGGGTGGATCTGGTCCGCGCCGCGATCGACCTCCTGGACCGACACGGCCAGGCGGTCCTCCTGGGGGTTCCCCCGGCCACGGCCGAGGCGTCCTTCCTGGTCTCCTCCCTCTACCTGGACAAAGCGGTCCTGGGCTGCCGCTACGGCTCCTCCCGCCCCCAGCGGGACATCGCCCTGTACGCCGAGCTGTACCGCCAGGGACGGTTGCTGCTGGACGAGTTGATCACCGCGGTCCATCCGGTGGAGGACTTCGACAAGGCCCGGGCGGACGCTGAGGCGGGGCGGGTGGCGCGGGCGGTCCTCACCTTCTGACACCGCACCGCCCCTTGGGAGCCGAGCGTTCAGCGGCCGTTCTCGGAGGCATCCTGGGCGGCGCCGGTCCGGAACGTCCGCCGGTACGCAGTCGGCGTGACCCCGAGCGCCTGCTGGAGGTGCTGCCGCATCGACTGGGCCGTACCGAAGCCCGCCTCCCCGGCCACCTGGTCCATCGGCAGATCGGTGGACTCCAGGAGGTGCCGGGCACGCTCAACGCGCTGCCGGGTCAGCCACTGGACCGGGCTGACGCCGACCTCCTCGCGGAAGCGGCGGGTGAAGGTGCGCACCGACATGGCCTCCTGTTCTGCCATGTCCCGCAGTTGGATCGCTTCGTGCAGACGGTCCAGCGCCCAGGCGCGGGCGGCGCCCGTCGTGGCCAGTCGTGGGTCCGGGACCGGGCGGTGGATGAACTGGGCCTGACCGCCGTCCCGGTGGGGCGGTACGACCGTGACCCGGGCGGTCTCATTGGCGACGGCCATGCCGAAGTCCCGGCGGACCATGTGCAGGCACAGGTCGATACCGGCGGCCACCCCGGCCGAGGTCAGCACGTCCCCGTCGTCGATGAACAACACGTCCGCGTCCACCGTGACCCGGGGAAACATCTGCTGGAAGCGTTCCGCTACCGCCCAGTGCGTGGTCGCCCGGCGGCCGTCGAGGAGACCGGCGGCGGCGAGGACGTAGCTGCCCGTGCAGATGGAGGCGATCCGGGTTCCGGGGCGGATACGGGCCAGGGCGGCGGCCAGCTCGGCGGTCAGCCGGCCTTCCTCGAAGACCGGGCCGAGTTCGTGCGATGCCGGGACGATCACCGTGTCGGCGTCGGCCAATGCTTCCGGGCCGTGCGGGACCCGCACGGCGAAGTCGGCGTCCGTCTCGACCTGGCCGGGTGGCCGCACCGAGCAGGTCACCACCTCGTACAGGTGCCTCCCCCCGGTGTCCTTCGAGCGGCCGAAGATGCGGTGCGGGATGCCCAGTTCGAAGGGCAGCAGCCCGTCGAGGGCGAGGACGACGACCCGGTGCGGACGGGGACCCTCGATGACATCCATGGCCTGATCGTAGCGAATGCTGTCCCTCGGGCCACTCGATGGACCGGGACGCGGACCGGACGCTGGAGGACGTGACTCAGACAAGCCCAGCCGCAGCCCCCGTCCAGGCCCCGCCCGGCCGGCACCGCCGTGTACACCGTGCCTGGTTCGTCGCCGCCGTCACCTTCGTCACCATCACCGGTGCGGCAGCCTTCCGCTCCCTGCCCGGCCTGCTCATCGACCCGTTGCACGAGGAGTTCGGCTGGTCGCACGGCACGATCGGCGCGGCCGTCTCCATCAACCTGGCGCTGTACGGCCTCACCGCGCCGTTCGCGGCGGCGCTCATGGACCGCTTCAGGATCCGCCGCGTGGTCGCCGCCGCACTGACCGTGATCGCGCTCGGCTCCGGACTGACCGTGTGGATGACGGCGGCCTGGCAGTTGTGGCTGTGCTGGGGCCTGCTGGTCGGCCTCGGTTCGGGCTCCATGGCGCTGGCCTTCGCGGCGACGGTCACCCATCGCTGGTTCACCGAGCGCCGTGGCCTGGTGACCGGCATCCTCACCGCGGCCTCCGCCTCCGGACAGTTGGTCTTCCTGCCCCTGCTGTCCTGGATCGTCGCGCACCACGACTGGCGTCCCGCTGCGGCCACGGTCGCCCTCACCGCCCTCGCCGTGGTGCCGTTCGTCCTGATCCTGCTCCGCGACCATCCCGCCGACGTGGGGCAGAAGCCCTACGGCGCCACCGAGTTCGTGCCGAAGCCGCCCCCGGTCACCGGTGCCGCCCGACGCACCCTCACGGTCCTCTCCGCCGCCGCGCGCACACGCCCCTTCTGGCTGCTCGCCGGCACCTTCGCGATCTGCGGTGCCACCACCAACGGCCTGGTACAGACACACTTTGTGCCGGCCGAGCACGACCATGGCATGCCCGTCACGACGGCGGCCTCGCTGCTCGCGGTCGTCGGGGTGTTCGACGTGGCCGGTACGATCGCCTCCGGCTGGTTCACCGACCGGTTCGCACCACGCCGGCTGCTCGCCGTGTACTACGCCCTGCGCGGCGTCTCACTGATGTTCCTGCCGCTGCTGCTGGCCCCCCAGGTCCATCCCCCGATGCTGTTCTTCATCGTGTTCTACGGCCTCGACTGGGTGGCCACTGTCCCGCCGACCCTGGCCCTGTGCCGCGAGCACTACGGCGCGGACAGTGCCATCGTCTTCGGATGGGTGCTCGCCTCCCACCAGATCGGTGCGGCTCTCGTGGCCTACCTCGGCGGCTTCGTCCGCGACACCGCCGGCTCCTACGACCCGGTCTGGTACGCCTGCGGCACGCTGTGCGCGGCGGCGGCCCTGATGGCGCTGGTGATCCGGCGCCGGCCGACGGCAACGCCCAGGCCCCTGGCGCCGAGCACCCCCTGAGCGCTGACCGGAGCTGTTCTGGGCGGCTCCGCCTCACCGAGACGGTCTGCCCCTCGGCAGGTGCTCCACCGTGACCCACGGAGTGCCTGGAGCTCACCGCGCCGTGCGCTTCGGACGACCGCAACGGTCGACCAGCCACTGTCGCCGGTCGGCCAGCCACCGTCGACCGGCGATGTCGGCCGTCGGCCGTCGTCGTTGCAGCTTGCAGCTTGCAGCTTGCAGCTTGCAGCTTGCAGCTTGCAGCTTGTCGCCTGTCGCTTGTCGCCTGTCGCCTGTCGCCTGTCGACCGGCGATCGGCCGGTGTGTGGCGCCCCGGGGGAGAAGCGGCGGTTCCTCGTCCGCCCGTCCCGGTTCAGCCCACGTCGAGCCCGGCGAAGCGCCCCTGGTGGAAGAGCAGCGGCTCATCCGTCCCGCCGGCACCGAGGGCGTCCACCCGTCCCACGACGATGAGGTGATCGCCCCCGGTGTGCACGGCGTGGACGGTGCAGTCGATCCAAGCCACCGCCCCGGTCAGGAGCGGCGCCCCGGAGACGGGGGCCGCCTCGTACGCCACTCCCGCGAACTTGTCCGCGCCGCTTACCGCGAAGGAACGGCACAGCTCGCTCTGGCCGGCGCCGAGCACGTTGACGCAGAAGACGCCAGCGCGGGCGATGCGCGGCCACGTGGTGGAGGCACGACCCACCATGAAGCAGACGAGGGGCGGGTCGAGGGAAAGCGAGGAGAAGGACTGGCAGGCGAACCCGGCGGGGCCCGCTTCGCCCTCCGCGGCCGGTGCGGTGATCACTGTCACCCCGCTCGCGAAGTTACCCAGGACCCGGCGGAATTCGCCCTGTTCCACCGGCGCCCGCTCGTTCTCCCGGACACACCGCAACTCCGGCCGCGGCAGCGGCTGTGCGGGCCCCGGTCGCGGAACCGGTCTGAGATGACGAACGGCGGCGGCGGCCGCGCCTGCGTGTCCCATCACCCTTCCATTCAAGCTGACGGTAGGTCAGTTGGGAACCCTGAAGGCAGGAGCAGCGCGCGTGCCTCATAGAGTCGGGCCATGGGGGAAGAGATCCGGGAGAAGGCCGGGAACGCGTGGTCGACCCGGGCGGCCGGCGATCTGAACGCGGGGGCCGCGGTGAACGCGGCCCAGCTTCCGGCCGTCGGTCTGCTGTGCTGGATCGAGAGCTTCAGCCGTGACGCCTACGGTGTGGGGATCGGTGGTGCTCCCGCCATCCTCGGAATGCTCTGCATGCTGGTCTTCGCGCCCCTGGTACTCCCGGCGCTCGGCATGGTGCAGGCCTGCACGCTGACCCTGCCCTCGGTGCTGCTCGCGCGCCGCCTCCCAGGTCCCGGCTGGATCCGGCACCTGGTCGCCCCGGTGGCCCCGGCCGTCGTCTGGGGCGTGCTGACAGCACCGTTGTGGCCGCTCACCACCTCGGTCCCGGTCCTGACGGCCCTCGGTGTCCTCCCCACCCTCGGCGTCGGCTACGCCCGCCGCCGCGCCTGGAGGTGGTGGGGCGTCTGGTGGCGTTCGGCGCTCGGCTCGATGGCGCTCTTCGCCGCGGCCTTCGGAGGCGGGATTCTCGCCGCCGAGAGCGGCTTGATCAAGCAGTA contains:
- a CDS encoding acyl-CoA dehydrogenase family protein, producing MDLSCTPEEEEFRARLREWLTKVLPTLPAAPPPDDWPGRRAYDLGWQRMLYDAGYADVHWGASPTTRLIFLEETERAGAPYVGANFVGLLHAGPTIAAEGTVGQQARWLPPILRGEEVWCQGFSEPGAGSDLAALRTRAHRDGDDYVVSGSKLWTSHAEVADWCELLVRTDPDAPRHQGITWLAMPMDADGITVRPLRTLAGSAEFAEVFLDEVRVPAVNRVGEENDGWRVTMVTLSFERGTAFVGEVVACRRTLTELTRTARENGRWDDPVLRRRVGRLDAEFRALWRLIQWNVSEAETTGGVPGARGSVFKLRYAHARQELYDTAAEVLGPDCLDLDRPWVLDRLSALSYTIAAGTSQIQRNIVAERILGLPKGR
- a CDS encoding acyl-CoA dehydrogenase family protein, translated to MRFQLTDDQEALRTGVRELLDRCFGPEVLRTAVGAPGRLDRTLWRTLGDAGFFALRLPEADGGVGRGLAEAVLAFEEAGRALLPGPLVATHLAAGDVPGAATGEAVVTAVDGGVVEWLGAADVVRGDASGAVPLHSVDPLTPLHRVPGPVAFGPAGGVAVLLTAAEQLGTAARVCELAVQHARTREQFGRPIGAFQAVKHLCADLLVRVEVARVAVYAAAVTADPADIATARLLADEAAVRGARDCLQVHGGMGFTWEADVHLHLKRAWVRAHRGGGGTQSEEFLAERLVA
- a CDS encoding ATP-binding protein, whose amino-acid sequence is MQLEIRPDPAEVGRARRWARSRLAGSGIGVDEPLAETLILLVSELVTNAVVHTGRPAVLRLCLPGSAAVSAVRVEVADTSSRAPVPRCAGGDATGGRGLALVDCLADRWGWSPEGAGKSIWCELDRCSQSREGAAMAYGGGLSAYEGLTFEVV
- a CDS encoding cyclase family protein; the protein is MALPEEFHEIAERVNNWGRWGADDEIGTLNLITDEVVRGAAGEIRAGHRIPLALPLRQDGVQTGVIPGRINPLHAMVQVNQELFGPGTVACSDDVVTMGLQAGTHWDALAHVSHSGRLYNGRPAHLITAHGGAGFGGIDKVRHIVSRGVLLDVARTRGVDRLAGGHAVTPDDLEAAEEFGRTRVRSGDVVLVRTGQVQRYLTGDTHGYGYPSPGLSVRCPEWFHTRDVAAVANDTLTFEIFPPERDDLWLPVHALDLVEMGMLQGQNWNLEELSTACGEMRRYTFLLSAMPEPFAGATGTPVAPVAIL
- a CDS encoding SDR family NAD(P)-dependent oxidoreductase, which encodes MGNFLAGKVVAVTGAGRGIGRAVALAAAAEGAQVVVNDYGVATDGTSPTSEVAEAVVKEIAAAGGEAVAVADDIATMAGGRRVVDTALSSYGRLDGVVCVAGILRERMLFNMTEEEWDPVVATHLKGTFTVFRAASAVMREQRSGTLIGFTSGNHQGSVSQANYSAAKGGVISLVRSAALGLHKYGVTANAVAPVARTRMSANVPMELAEIGEPEDVAALVAYLLSDHARQQEITGQVYTIAGPKIAVWAQPRELRAAYAEGPGWTPERIARFLPGTVGVDPMPMLSHLVAMEDAARDGSRPNAR
- a CDS encoding acyl-CoA dehydrogenase family protein, whose amino-acid sequence is MDFGFTQDDEAFRTEARTWLAAHTGHAQDRRTWERTLGKAGWIGIGWPEPGYGNRTATLTQQVAWAEEYARSPAPARSGHIGENLLAPTLLAHGTAEQKARFLPPIAAGEELWCQGYSEPGAGSDLAGIRTAAVREGPHYRITGQKIWTSLAHEADWCFVLARTDPGSRRHRGLSFLLVPMDQPGRIEVRPIRQMTGTSDFNEVFFDGACARAEHTVGAAGDGWRVAMSLLGFERGVSTLAQQIGFAEELADVVRTAVRTGAADDPVIRDRLVRQWAELRTMRWNALRTLGGTGDPGAPSVAKLLWANWHQRLGELAVRVRGAAASAGPADWSPSAPYELDAAQHLFLFSRADTIYGGSDQIQRSIIAERVLGLPREPKGAV
- a CDS encoding Zn-dependent alcohol dehydrogenase, giving the protein MRGVVFDGQQVRVVDDLTVRDPGPGEVLVAVSAAGLCHSDLSVVDGTIPFPLPVVLGHEGAGVVEAVGAGVTHVSPGDHVALSTLANCGTCAECDRGRPTMCRQAIGRPGKPFRRGAEPVHQFAANSAFAERTVVKAVQAVRIPQDVPLRSAALIGCGVLTGVGAVLNRARVDRGDSVVVIGAGGIGLNVLQGARLAGALRIVAVDANPAKEVVARQFGATDFLPSVEGVRELLPTGADHVFECVGRVDLVRAAIDLLDRHGQAVLLGVPPATAEASFLVSSLYLDKAVLGCRYGSSRPQRDIALYAELYRQGRLLLDELITAVHPVEDFDKARADAEAGRVARAVLTF
- a CDS encoding GlxA family transcriptional regulator, with the protein product MDVIEGPRPHRVVVLALDGLLPFELGIPHRIFGRSKDTGGRHLYEVVTCSVRPPGQVETDADFAVRVPHGPEALADADTVIVPASHELGPVFEEGRLTAELAAALARIRPGTRIASICTGSYVLAAAGLLDGRRATTHWAVAERFQQMFPRVTVDADVLFIDDGDVLTSAGVAAGIDLCLHMVRRDFGMAVANETARVTVVPPHRDGGQAQFIHRPVPDPRLATTGAARAWALDRLHEAIQLRDMAEQEAMSVRTFTRRFREEVGVSPVQWLTRQRVERARHLLESTDLPMDQVAGEAGFGTAQSMRQHLQQALGVTPTAYRRTFRTGAAQDASENGR
- a CDS encoding MFS transporter, which encodes MTQTSPAAAPVQAPPGRHRRVHRAWFVAAVTFVTITGAAAFRSLPGLLIDPLHEEFGWSHGTIGAAVSINLALYGLTAPFAAALMDRFRIRRVVAAALTVIALGSGLTVWMTAAWQLWLCWGLLVGLGSGSMALAFAATVTHRWFTERRGLVTGILTAASASGQLVFLPLLSWIVAHHDWRPAAATVALTALAVVPFVLILLRDHPADVGQKPYGATEFVPKPPPVTGAARRTLTVLSAAARTRPFWLLAGTFAICGATTNGLVQTHFVPAEHDHGMPVTTAASLLAVVGVFDVAGTIASGWFTDRFAPRRLLAVYYALRGVSLMFLPLLLAPQVHPPMLFFIVFYGLDWVATVPPTLALCREHYGADSAIVFGWVLASHQIGAALVAYLGGFVRDTAGSYDPVWYACGTLCAAAALMALVIRRRPTATPRPLAPSTP
- a CDS encoding flavin reductase family protein codes for the protein MGHAGAAAAAVRHLRPVPRPGPAQPLPRPELRCVRENERAPVEQGEFRRVLGNFASGVTVITAPAAEGEAGPAGFACQSFSSLSLDPPLVCFMVGRASTTWPRIARAGVFCVNVLGAGQSELCRSFAVSGADKFAGVAYEAAPVSGAPLLTGAVAWIDCTVHAVHTGGDHLIVVGRVDALGAGGTDEPLLFHQGRFAGLDVG